Proteins encoded within one genomic window of Glycine soja cultivar W05 chromosome 1, ASM419377v2, whole genome shotgun sequence:
- the LOC114408291 gene encoding putative disease resistance protein RGA4, translating to MDVTILADAISDILGRTGSSLALPKENVKEFEDVLRKINDVVHKAKQNNSLDPKVLLWLKKVKDKVNDLNDLMDDLPHKQGNAAIISLIKTGQSMVHRHKVTQQLKKATGLLKSFATEGEKLSFTQEAKKNERKLKDISGDKFVAVGRENAKKEIVDQLKLFVKNSGNGAVSFPVVTIVGVAGIGKTKLARLVCEDEEVKALFGSPTWVQGNHETFDVESVATCVTKIVDQGNRFLLVVDGLKDEESLQKLQRKLACVSGVVLVTTRNNFVANNIAVSGAVKPYALQGLNQDESWLLFQQIRGQGSSNIKEDVERQIVWEYCGGVPMKIATAAKLIKCSESSFFRDKLEEEFLQELKFTYYHQLSMHQKLCFVYCSLFPQDHVIEAEKLIHLWMAEGFLSRNLCSDPQEFGWACFNDFVPFVFEETGRDEFGVVKSYKMNRLMHELARIVAWDENIVVDSDGKRVHEGVVRASFDFALDVQSGIPEALFEKAKKLRTILLLGKTNKSRLPHEVKMATSTCDKIFDTFKCFRVLDLHDLGIKMVPSSIGELKHLRYLDLSHNNIEKLPSSITKLVHLQTLKLSQCHVLKELPKDLEDLSCLMHLYLEGCLDLTHMPRGIGKLSSLQTLSLFVPSKNHHMGGLKDLNKLRGNLEILHLEQLKLSASNATDKYVRDKKHLDCLTLRWDHEEEEEEEKEKEKGNVVVDDKDKKSLDSLEPNQSLRVLCVVGYYGNRFSDWLSSMQCLVKFSLNDCPKCVFIPPLDHLPLLRVLELRRLDSLEFISADAEGSSSSTFFPSLKELTISDCPNLKSWWETPKREDDRPFFNCISKLHVQCCPNLHCMPLYPFLDEELVLVDSSVRSMRDTVHAKTSSEDFIPLSKLKSMLIARITETPPPRWLKSFISLENLQIRDCHKLKCLPEGFKSLSSLQSLTIERCPELDLDKSKTEWEGLKHLRVLTIKEIPKLNSLPWGLEDVTSLQELGLYECSYLSFLPQSIAKLTSLRKLVISNCKSLDSLPKELEMLKYLNTLIITDCPRLMPRCQPETGDDWPQIERIENIVLKQSSQDLRDLWSHGRTGLGKDFYF from the coding sequence ATGGACGTAACTATTCTTGCCGATGCCATATCCGACATCCTAGGACGCACTGGCTCCTCCCTTGCACTCCCAAAGGAGAATGTTAAAGAGTTTGAAGATGTTCTCAGAAAGATCAATGACGTGGTTCACAAGGCCAAGCAGAACAACTCCCTAGACCCCAAAGTTCTGCTTTGGTTGAAAAAGGTCAAGGACAAGGTCAACGACTTGAACGATTTGATGGATGATCTCCCTCACAAGCAGGGAAACGCTGCCATAATATCGCTCATCAAAACTGGCCAAAGCATGGTGCATCGTCACAAAGTCACACAACAACTCAAGAAAGCTACTGGGCTGCTCAAAAGCTTCGCAACGGAGGGAGAAAAATTGTCCTTCACCCAAGAAGCAAAGAAGAACGAGAGAAAGCTGAAAGATATAAGCGGGGACAAATTTGTAGCGGTTGGCAGAGAAAATGCTAAGAAGGAGATTGTAGATCAACTCAAGCTGTTTGTGAAAAACAGTGGAAACGGTGCTGTTTCTTTTCCTGTGGTTACCATTGTTGGGGTCGCGGGAATAGGGAAGACTAAACTTGCTCGTCTCGTTTGTGAGGACGAGGAAGTCAAAGCCCTTTTTGGGTCACCAACTTGGGTTCAGGGAAACCATGAAACCTTCGACGTGGAATCCGTCGCAACATGCGTCACTAAAATAGTTGACCAGGGAAATCGCTTCCTTCTTGTGGTGGATGGTTTGAAAGATGAGGAAAGTCTCCAGAAGTTGCAGCGCAAATTAGCGTGTGTTAGTGGGGTGGTACTCGTAACTACACGCAACAATTTTGTTGCCAACAACATTGCTGTCAGTGGTGCGGTTAAACCATATGCTTTGCAAGGGCTTAACCAAGACGAGTCATGGTTACTGTTTCAGCAAATTCGTGGACAAGGTTCAAGCAACATCAAAGAAGATGTAGAACGGCAGATAGTGTGGGAATATTGTGGTGGAGTCCCTATGAAGATAGCAACTGCAGCAAAGTTGATAAAATGTAGTGAATCATCATTTTTCAGAGATAAGTTGGAGGAGGAGTTTCTACAAGAGCTGAAGTTTACCTATTACCACCAACTTTCCATGCATCAGAAGCTGTGCTTTGTTTATTGTTCATTGTTTCCTCAAGACCATGTGATAGAGGCTGAGAAATTAATTCATCTCTGGATGGCGGAAGGGTTTCTTTCTCGGAACCTTTGTTCCGATCCGCAAGAGTTTGGCTGGGCGTGTTTCAACGACTTTGTTCCTTTCGTTTTCGAGGAGACGGGGAGAGACGAATTTGGTGTTGTGAAGAGCTACAAGATGAACCGTTTAATGCATGAACTGGCGAGGATTGTTGCATGGGACGAGAATATCGTAGTGGATTCAGATGGGAAAAGAGTTCACGAGGGAGTGGTGCGAGCTTCCTTTGATTTTGCGTTGGATGTTCAGAGCGGAATTCCTGAGGCTTTGTTCGAGAAAGCGAAGAAACTGAGGACTATTCTTTTGCtgggaaaaacaaacaaatctcGGCTTCCACATGAGGTGAAGATGGCCACGTCAACTTGCGATAAAATCTTTGACACGTTCAAGTGTTTTCGCGTGTTGGATCTCCATGATTTGGGGATTAAGATGGTACCGAGCTCTATTGGGGAACTGAAGCACTTAAGGTATCTCGATCTTTCCCATAATAACATAGAGAAGCTTCCTAGTTCAATCACCAAGCTTGTCCACTTGCAAACGTTGAAACTTTCTCAATGTCATGTTCTCAAAGAGTTGCCGAAGGACTTGGAGGATCTAAGTTGCCTCATGCATCTGTACTTGGAGGGGTGCCTTGATCTCACTCACATGCCACGAGGGATAGGCAAGCTGAGTTCTCTACAAACATTGTCACTTTTTGTGCCTAGCAAGAACCACCACATGGGAGGCCTTAAGGATCTCAATAAGCTCCGAGGGAACTTGGAAATTTTGCATCTGGAGCAGTTGAAGTTATCTGCCTCGAACGCTACAGATAAGTATGTGAGAGATAAAAAACACCTTGATTGTTTGACTTTAAGATGGGATCacgaggaggaagaggaggaagaaaaagagaaggagaaaggcaatgttgttgttgatgacaAAGACAAGAAGTCACTGGATTCTCTTGAGCCAAATCAAAGTCTGAGAGTGTTATGTGTTGTGGGGTACTACGGTAACAGGTTTTCAGATTGGCTTTCTTCAATGCAATGCCTTGTTAAGTTTAGCTTGAATGATTGTCCCAAATGCGTATTTATCCCACCACTTGATCACCTCCCACTCCTTAGGGTTCTTGAACTAAGAAGGTTGGACTCTCTTGAATTCATTAGTGCTGATGCTGAAGGCTCCTCTTCCTCTACATTTTTTCCATCATTGAAGGAACTTACAATCTCTGATTGCCCTAACCTCAAAAGCTGGTGGGAAACTCCAAAGCGGGAAGACGATAGACCATTCTTTAATTGCATTTCTAAACTGCATGTTCAATGCTGCCCTAATCTGCATTGCATGCCTTTGTATCCTTTTCTTGATGAAGAGTTGGTGCTTGTGGATTCCAGCGTAAGGTCAATGAGGGATACAGTGCATGCTAAAACTTCATCAGAAGACTTCATTCCTTTGTCAAAATTGAAGTCCATGCTAATTGCGCGCATTACAGAAACTCCACCACCGAGATGGCTTAAAAGCTTCATCTCCCTTGAGAACCTTCAAATTCGAGATTGCCATAAGTTAAAGTGTCTACCCGAAGGTTTCAAGTCTTTGAGCTCACTCCAGAGTCTTACCATTGAGAGATGCCCGGAACTTGATCTTGACAAATCCAAGACTGAATGGGAGGGTCTGAAGCACCTTCGTGTTCTGACGATAAAGGAAATTCCAAAACTCAATTCTCTTCCATGGGGTCTTGAGGATGTTACCTCTTTGCAAGAGCTCGGGCTTTATGAATGCTCTTACTTGAGTTTTCTGCCACAGAGCATAGCCAAGCTCACTTCCCTTCGCAAGCTAGTGATTTCTAATTGCAAAAGCTTGGATTCACTGCCCAAAGAACTAGAAATGCTCAAGTATTTAAATACCTTGATCATCACGGATTGTCCCCGGTTAATGCCAAGGTGTCAGCCTGAAACGGGTGATGATTGGCCACAAATTGAACGTATAGAAAATATCGTGCTGAAGCAAAGTTCTCAAGACTTGAGGGACTTGTGGAGTCATGGAAGGACTGGTTTAGGCAAAGATTTCTACTTTTGA
- the LOC114408283 gene encoding protein IWS1 homolog 1-like: MGYEDNPYRDEDGEPLMDYDDIQSDREPSPEPRRQDDDFDEDVDEWRGRDRSQTPVYDTDPSRSKPRKRLIKKSDAGKQAVEPELEDEDVEGYVPEAMFDEADTGRKRKKGKEGGSGKKEKRMKGEKSFGSSGGKSGSKFGSGKKGFGGKAGKDHDGEVKEMWDTIAGGDSEDDQEGVRNVDDDNFIDDTGVEPAYYGSDEPRSPVDAPQAEEGEEDEEIKDLFKIGKKKKKNEKSPAEIAYLVETVMAELEVTAEEDAELNRQGKPAINKLKKLNLLTEVLSKKQLQLEFLDHGVLTLLKNWLEPLPDGSLPNINIRSEVLKILNDFPIDLEQYDRREQLKKSGLGKVIMFLSKSDEEISANRKLAKELVDKWSRPIFNKSTRFEDMRNVEDDRVPYRRPSVKKPANKSAGMESRDSDLDLELSQPRSGQSSSRQHASRPEATPLDFVVRPQSKIDPEEIRARAKQAAQDQQRMKMNKKLQQLRAPKKKQLQATKLSVEGRGMIKYL; this comes from the exons ATGGGCTACGAAGACAATCC gTATCGTGACGAGGACGGAGAGCCCTTGATGGACTACGACGACATTCAATCCGATCGCGAGCCATCTCCAGAGCCTCGCCGCCAGGACGACGATTTCGATGAGGACGTCGACGAGTGGCGCGGCCGTGATCGGTCGCAGACGCCGGTCTATGACACCGATCCGTCGCGGTCGAAGCCGCGGAAGAGGCTGATCAAGAAGAGCGACGCCGGGAAGCAGGCGGTGGAGCCGGAGCTTGAGGATGAGGACGTGGAGGGGTATGTTCCGGAGGCGATGTTCGACGAGGCGGACACTggaaggaagaggaagaaggggAAGGAGGGTGGGAGtgggaagaaggagaagaggatGAAGGGGGAGAAGAGTTTTGGGAGCAGCGGTGGGAAGAGTGGGTCCAAATTTGGGAGTGGAAAGAAAGGGTTTGGTGGGAAGGCAGGGAAGGATCATGATGGTGAAGttaaggagatgtgggatacaaTTGCTGGGGGAGATTCTGAG GATGATCAAGAGGGTGTCAGGAATGTGGATGATGACAACTTCATAGATGACACTGGAGTGGAACCTGCTTATTATGGTAGTGATGAACCACGTTCTCCTGTTGATGCTCCCCAG GCGGAGGAGggtgaagaggatgaagaaattAAGGATCTTTTCAAGATAggtaagaaaaagaagaagaatgagaaaAGTCCAGCAGAAATAGCGTATTTAGTTGAGACTGTCATGGCTGAGCTTGAGGTTACAGCTGAGGAGGATGCTGAACTTAATAGACAGGGAAAGCCTGCCATTAATAAACTCAAGAAGTTGAATCTTCTGACTGAAGTCCTCTCAAA GAAACAGCTTCAACTAGAGTTTTTAGATCATGGAGTGCTAACTTTATTGAAGAATTGGCTTGAGCCACttcctgatggaagcttgccAAATATAAATATACGCTCGGAAGTTTTGAAGATATTGAATGAT TTTCCTATAGATCTAGAGCAGTATGATAGAAGAGAACAGCTGAAAAAGAGTGGTCTGGGAAAG GTCATTATGTTTTTATCAAAGTCTGATGAAGAAATCAGTGCAAATAGGAAACTAGCCAAGGAGCTGGTTGATAAGTGG AGCCGGCCTATATTTAATAAGAGTACCCGGTTTGAAGACATGAGAAATGTGGAGGATGATAGGGTTCCTTATCGGAGGCCATCAGTTAAAAA GCCGGCAAATAAATCTGCAGGAATGGAATCTAGGGACAGTGATCTTGATTTGGAACTTTCACA GCCTAGGTCTGGACAGTCCTCTTCTAGGCAGCATGCATCAAGGCCGGAAGCAACACCTTTGGATTTTGTGGTCCGTCCCCAGTCTAAAATTGATCCAGAAGAAATTAGAGCACGAGCAAAACAAGCTGCACAAGATCAGCAGCGTATGAAG ATGAATAAGAAATTGCAGCAATTGAGGGCACCAAAAAAGAAGCAGCTTCAGGCTACAAAACTGAGCGTGGAAGGTCGTGGTatgatcaaatatttataa